In Cervus elaphus chromosome 16, mCerEla1.1, whole genome shotgun sequence, a single window of DNA contains:
- the LOC122710020 gene encoding olfactory receptor 13F1-like: MDKTNATVVSNFIFLGFTHYPQIEVIIFVLCLLMYLITLLGNIILILVSVLDSHLHTPMYFFLSNLSCLDIWYTSSALTPMLANFISGKNTISFSGCAAQMYSSLAMGSTECVLLSVMAYDRYVAICNPLRYPIIMNKKICVQIAAGSWVTGSFTALVETVSVLQLSLCGRSVINHFTCEILAILKLVCVDTSKVQLIMLVISVLLLPMPMLFICISYAFILSSILRISSLDGRSKAFSTCAAHLSVVVLFYGTALSMYLKLSTIDSQEVDKFIALVYAGLTPMLNPIIYSLRNREVKVAVKKLLVGTLFVLFQSLVANDIYKY; the protein is encoded by the coding sequence atggacAAGACAAATGCAACAGtcgtttctaattttatttttctgggatttacTCACTATCCCCAAATTGAAGTCATCATATTTGTGCTGTGCTTGCTGATGTACTTGATCACCTTACTGGGCAATATTATTCTGATCTTAGTTAGTGTCCTGGATTCTCACCTACAcacacccatgtacttcttcctcagcaACCTGTCATGTCTGGACATCTGGTATACTTCTTCTGCCCTGACTCCAATGCTGGCAAACTTTATTTCAGGGAAAAACACCATCTCATTCTCAGGGTGTGCTGCTCAGATGTACTCCTCTCTGGCCATGGGCTCCACTGAGTGTGTGCTCCTGTCTGTGATGGCGTATGACCGATATGTAGCCATCTGCAACCCCCTGAGATACCCCATCATCATGAACAAGAAGATTTGTGTTCAGATTGCAGCTGGCTCGTGGGTGACAGGCTCCTTCACTGCCCTGGTGGAAACTGTGTCTGTGTTGCAGCTGTCACTGTGTGGAAGGAGTGTCATCAATCATTTCACTTGTGAGATTCTGGCCATCCTGAAACTGGTTTGTGTAGACACTTCCAAGGTGCAGTTAATCATGCTGGTGATCAGTGTACTTCTTCTTCCTATGCCAATGctcttcatttgtatttcttatgCATTCATCCTCTCTAGCATCCTAAGAATCAGCTCACTGGATGGTCGGAGCAAAGCTTTTTCAACATGTGCAGCCCACCTGAGTGTAGTGGTTTTATTCTATGGGACAGCTCTCTCCATGTACCTGAAGCTATCAACTATAGATTCACAGGAAGTAGATAAGTTTATAGCTTTGGTATATGCTGGCTTAACTCCCATGTTGAATCCTATCATTTATAGTTTACGGAACAGAGAAGTGAAAGTGGCTGTGAAAAAGTTGCTGGTAGGAACTCTGTTTGTGCTCTTTCAGTCTCTAGTAGCAAATGATATCTATAAATATTAA
- the LOC122710153 gene encoding olfactory receptor 13C2, translated as MEWENQTILVEFFLKGLSGYPRLELLFYMLVLIMYVVILLGNGTLILISILDSHLHTPMYFFLGNLSFLDICFTTVSIPPMLVSFLSEKKTISFSGCAVQMFLGLAMGTTECVLLGMMAFDRYVAICNPLRYSVIMSKGSYVPMAAGSWIIGVVNSTVQTGCVVQLPFCRNNVINHFTCEILAVMKLACADISRNEFIMLVATTLFIMTPLLLIIISYTLIIISILRIRSSEGRSKVFSTCSAHLTVVIIFYGTILFMYMKPKSKETFNSDDMDATDKLVSVFYGVMTPMINPLIYSLRNRDVKEAVKHLLRRKNFNK; from the coding sequence ATGGAATGGGAAAACCAAACCATTCTGGTGGAATTTTTTCTGAAGGGGCTTTCTGGTTACCCAAGGCTTGAACTACTCTTTTATATGCTAGTCTTAATAATGTATGTGGTCATCCTTCTGGGAAATGGCACCCTTATTCTCATCAGTATCTTAGACTCCCACCTTCACACCCCTATGTACTTCTTCCTGGGGAACCTCTCCTTCCTGGACATCTGCTTCACCACTGTCTCCATTCCCCCCATGCTGGTGAGCTTCCTCTCAGAAAAAAAGaccatctccttctctggctGTGCCGTGCAGATGTTCCTTGGCTTGGCCATGGGGACAACAGAGTGTGTGCTCCTGGGCATGATGGCCTTTGACCGGTATGTGGCTATTTGCAACCCTCTGAGATATTCTGTCATCATGAGCAAGGGTTCCTATGTGCCCATGGCAGCTGGCTCCTGGATCATAGGAGTTGTCAACTCTACAGTACAAACTGGGTGTGTAGTACAATTGCCTTTCTGCAGGAATAATGTCATCAACCATTTCACCTGTGAAATTCTGGCTGTCATGAAATTGGCCTGTGCTGATATCTCACGTAATGAGTTCATCATGCTAGTGGCCACAACCTTATTCATAATGACACCATTATTGCTAATCATTATCTCTTACACATTAATTATTATCAGCATCCTCAGAATTCGCTCTTCTGAGGGGAGAAGCAAAGTCTTCTCTACCTGCTCAGCCCACTTGACTGTGGTGATAATATTCTATGGAACCATTCTCTTCATGTACATGAAGCCCAAGTCTAAAGAgacatttaattcagatgacatgGATGCTACTGACAAACTTGTATCTGTGTTCTATGGAGTGATGACTCCTATGATTAATCCTTTAATCTATAGTCTCAGAAACAGGGATGTGAAGGAAGCAGTAAAACATTTActgagaagaaaaaattttaataagtaa